The following coding sequences lie in one Flavobacterium sediminis genomic window:
- a CDS encoding cold-shock protein, producing MRTGTIKFFNEEKGYGFITDEETGKDIFVHATGLKVEKVNQGERVSYEEEDGKKGKIAAQVVVIEE from the coding sequence ATGCGAACAGGCACAATTAAATTCTTCAACGAAGAAAAAGGCTATGGTTTCATCACTGATGAAGAGACCGGAAAAGACATTTTCGTACACGCTACTGGTTTAAAAGTAGAAAAAGTTAACCAAGGTGAACGCGTAAGCTACGAAGAAGAAGATGGGAAAAAAGGTAAAATAGCTGCTCAGGTAGTAGTTATCGAAGAATAA